The following proteins come from a genomic window of Pichia kudriavzevii chromosome 1, complete sequence:
- a CDS encoding uncharacterized protein (PKUD0A05670; similar to Saccharomyces cerevisiae YBR214W (SDS24) and YGL056C (SDS23); ancestral locus Anc_6.107), with translation MPSSKYPLSPSMRAPNSPLSQPSRKTSIAEMLSSPPPLENTDFNINSNSSLSNLELNNPNSVPHSPAVSSISSILNQDDLVNNYGTDNEEYASSMMISRNPSTSSTASHFLNGASLEWQDIKLSELVEQNKLIRISDNISVEQAFQTLVENGLTSVPVESTPNDLDCLTFDYTDLNTYLLLVLNKLKIENLNSIDYEPKSQILDYIKAAQTGKQVPVSFVIRLSHKNPFLKLNESDTLSTVVEILGTGVHRIAIINNNKLTGILSQRRLVKFLWDNARRFPSMEGLLSSSIRSLHIGSSNPVSIFGDEPLIEALMKMHNLKMSSLAVVDRNYHLLGNISVTDVRLVSSSSKSDLLYKSSLHFISVILNSRGLENGKDSFPIFHVTAQTSLGRAIAKLVATKAHRLWIVKPESASSTPSSQDSNSKHSHNHSHSHSHSHNHKLEDDVHATGKLVGVLSLTDILSLYAKTLGKAHVEPSLARRQRRRSSSGVSALSNGSLEMFRKSISESSQR, from the coding sequence ATGCCTTCTAGCAAATATCCACTCTCCCCTTCAATGAGAGCTCCAAACTCGCCCCTCTCCCAACCTTCAAGGAAAACCTCAATTGCTGAAATGTTGTCTTCGCCCCCCCCATTGGAGAATACCGacttcaacatcaattcTAATTCCTCTCTGTCAAATCTCGAATTGAATAATCCAAATAGCGTGCCTCACTCCCCTGCAGTGTCCTCGATTTCCTCAATTCTTAACCAGGACGACTTGGTCAATAACTACGGAACCGATAACGAGGAATATGCATCCtcaatgatgatttctAGAAACCCTTCTACTTCCTCAACGGCCTCTCATTTCTTAAATGGCGCCTCTCTTGAATGGCAAGACATTAAGTTGTCCGAATTGGTGGAACAGAATAAGTTGATACGTATCTCTGACAATATAAGTGTCGAGCAGGCATTCCAGACTTTGGTTGAAAATGGGCTAACTTCCGTACCTGTAGAGTCCACCCCAAACGATTTGGATTGCTTAACTTTCGATTACACAGACTTGAATACTTATTTACTCTTGGTTTtaaacaagttgaaaatcGAAAACCTGAATAGCATAGATTATGAACCAAAATCTCAAATCTTGGATTATATTAAGGCCGCCCAGACAGGTAAACAAGTGCCGGTCTCCTTTGTTATTAGACTATCCCATAAAAATCcgtttttgaaattgaacgAATCGGATACATTGTCgactgttgttgaaatcttGGGTACCGGAGTACATCGAATTGCAATTATTAATAACAACAAGTTGACCGGAATCTTATCTCAGAGGAGATTGGTGAAGTTCTTGTGGGATAATGCTAGACGTTTCCCTTCAATGGAAGGCTTGTTGTCATCCTCAATCAGATCTTTACATATCGGCTCCTCAAATCCAGTCTCTATTTTTGGTGATGAACCCCTAATCGAAGccttgatgaaaatgcacAACTTAAAAATGTCTTCTCTCGCAGTTGTTGACAGAAATTACCATTTGTTGGGTAATATCTCGGTCACTGATGTTAGGTTggtttcttcatcttccaaGTCCGATCTATTGTATAAATCTTCATTACACTTTATCTCAGTCATACTAAATTCAAGAGGTTTAGAGAATGGGAAAGACTCCTTCCCGATTTTCCATGTTACTGCCCAGACTTCCTTAGGTAGGGCAATAGCTAAACTGGTTGCTACAAAGGCCCACAGGCTATGGATCGTCAAGCCCGAGAGTGCATCCTCCACGCCGTCTTCCCAAGATTCAAACTCTAAACATAGCCACAACCACAGCCACAGCCATAGCCACAGCCATAATCATAAGCTTGAAGATGATGTACATGCGACAGGTAAATTGGTTGGTGTTTTATCATTGACGGATATCTTGAGTTTGTACGCCAAGACGTTAGGCAAGGCCCACGTTGAACCGAGCTTAGCTAGACGACAACGTAGAAGATCCAGCTCAGGTGTGAGTGCATTGAGCAATGGAAGCCTCGAGATGTTTAGAAAGAGTATCTCCGAGAGTAGCCAACGGTGA
- a CDS encoding uncharacterized protein (PKUD0A05680; similar to Saccharomyces cerevisiae YBR218C (PYC2) and YGL062W (PYC1); ancestral locus Anc_6.115) yields MEFKVVKRVLIANRGEIAVRIINACKKYNLTSISIYPKEDIESLHVSQADTAVQLEGTGASAYIDIDQIVKIAIDEKADVVIPGYGFLSENSTFANKLVANGIAFAGPSPESVENFGLKHLARQMAIDCGVPVVPGSDLIRDETTLVDTCESIGYPVILKATAGGGGMGLKVCHSSGEVAKSFAEVKSRGATLFSNTGVFVEKYIRNGRHIEVQVFGNGLGEVASYGERECSIQRRHQKVIEETPSPFVESLGKQYGLRKSLTACARKLASSVNYKSAGTVEFLVDDDTGEFYFLEMNTRLQVEHGITELVYGVDLVYFMLLQCEHELAGTVLDIGVLTENLQYNHEGVEIPNGHAIEVRVYAENPLRDFTPCPGRLHLVEFPDVSFTDHQLRIDHWIETGGCVSPYFDPLLAKVMVWSQTRTSDNIVRVLKDTKIMGPVNNIQYCIAILESEEFRKGETLTSFLDTFDFHPKMLEFEAGGNYTTIQDLPGRPEVRHGVPRAGPVDDLSLQLANIIVHNDRNTEGLEITAKGPTIKFHSSAIIAFAGANFPIVLNNDKTLPMFAELHIPEGSVVEVGSAVGHSSKCYMAIRGGFPGVSKYLGSKSCTPALKLGGHQGRTFVAGDCLDIAEVERVDEFKTGYALPQSFIPNYEDSEVIVRVISGPHDTPDIASEEGLQTLYSHPYSVNFNSNRGAIRLDGPAFKFERTSGGDGGGHPSNILEYPYPCCGLSTVGNIMVLFGVDGATLSGFTCVAVPASVDFRKFGQAAINGTIRFKRVSYNDAVQLMKQRNEFLELAETRPVASTAENMYLKYDSLEQYESVECVFGKTLYQREEGENMPMVSFRQGGESMIVIDFGTTEFSLFNNGRQHILAKEIERQLQGEFNSIECTSGAMAVTFDPLLVARDGLLSKLVFLEKNIPKIETLTVPSRKFTLPVCFEHSALDSCIKRYMHSQRPHAPYLPSNVEYLMRANCIETFEEFKKCIIGKAEVVTAVSFLCADPLLVSVDPRARFLTSKYNPARTSTPAGAIGSGSVSQSVYPVDSPGGYMIWGMTLPSWYWDTFGRLHGKPWPLEVFDQVVYYEVSEAELEELNTKVLTKQLKFEPEDTVFDFGQYSGFLESISRELEELQRKRKAAFEVLVEEEMTDQLLWEREKEEARLSKTDVGDLLSDPNTIQVCATIPANVFKLNFKKDDVLTAGNILAVLEAMKMEIPLKISDKVAERDNKYRIVENVVEEGDIVGPGDAVAIVVKV; encoded by the coding sequence ATGGAATTCAAAGTCGTTAAGCGTGTGTTGATCGCCAACAGAGGCGAAATTGCGGTTCGGATCATCAATGCTTGCAAGAAGTACAATTTAACGTCCATTTCAATCTACCCAAAGGAGGACATTGAATCTCTCCACGTCTCACAGGCAGACACGGCGGTCCAACTGGAAGGTACCGGCGCAAGCGCTTACATCGATATCGACCAGATTGTCAAGATTGCAATTGACGAGAAAGCGGATGTTGTCATTCCAGGCTATGGATTCTTGAGTGAAAACTCGACCTTTGCAAACAAGCTCGTTGCCAATGGTATTGCGTTTGCAGGGCCATCCCCGGAGTCAGTTGAGAACTTTGGTTTGAAACACCTGGCAAGACAGATGGCCATTGATTGTGGCGTACCGGTTGTTCCAGGATCAGATTTAATTCGTGATGAGACCACGTTGGTCGACACCTGCGAGTCCATTGGATACCCCGTGATTTTGAAGGCTACAGcaggtggtggtggtatgGGATTGAAGGTGTGCCACTCGTCGGGGGAAGTTGCAAAGAGCTTTGCGGAAGTCAAGTCGAGAGGTGCAACGCTATTTTCCAACACGGGTGTATTCGTTGAGAAATACATCAGGAATGGCCGTCACATTGAAGTGCAAGTTTTTGGTAATGGTCTCGGAGAGGTTGCCTCGTATGGTGAAAGAGAGTGTTCGATCCAACGGCGCCACCAGAAGGTCATCGAGGAGACTCCGAGTCCCTTTGTTGAAAGCCTCGGCAAGCAATACGGGTTGAGGAAGAGCTTGACTGCCTGTGCACGGAAACTTGCGTCCTCGGTCAACTACAAGTCTGCTGGTACGGTTGAGTTTCTAGTCGACGATGACACCGGAGAGTTTTACTTTTTGGAAATGAATACCAGATTGCAAGTTGAGCACGGCATAACCGAGCTTGTGTATGGTGTTGATTTGGTTTACTTTATGTTGTTGCAATGTGAACATGAGCTGGCAGGCACTGTTTTGGATATCGGCGTTTTAACCGAGAACTTGCAATACAACCATGAAGGCGTGGAGATACCAAACGGCCATGCAATTGAGGTTAGGGTCTATGCAGAGAATCCACTCAGAGACTTTACTCCATGTCCTGGCAGACTCCATTTGGTTGAGTTCCCAGACGTCAGTTTCACCGACCACCAGCTAAGAATTGACCATTGGATTGAGACTGGTGGTTGTGTCTCGCCTTACTTTGACCCACTATTAGCCAAGGTTATGGTCTGGTCCCAAACAAGAACGTCGGACAACATCGTCCGTGTGTTGAAGGACACTAAAATCATGGGTCCAGTGAACAACATCCAGTACTGTATTGCGATTCTGGAAAGTGAGGAGTTCAGGAAGGGAGAGACTCTAACCAGCTTCTTGGACACGTTTGACTTCCATCCAAAGatgcttgaatttgaagcaGGTGGTAATTACACTACGATCCAAGACCTGCCTGGCCGGCCTGAAGTTAGACACGGTGTTCCTCGTGCCGGCCCTGTGGACGACCTATCCTTGCAGCTGGCTAATATCATTGTCCACAATGACAGAAACACCGAGGGATTGGAAATCACAGCCAAGGGCCCTACAATCAAGTTCCATTCATCTGCAATCATTGCTTTTGCAGGCGCAAACTTTCCGATTGTTCTGAACAACGACAAGACCTTACCCATGTTTGCGGAGCTACACATTCCAGAGGGCTCGGTGGTTGAGGTGGGTAGTGCAGTTGGCCACTCGTCCAAGTGCTACATGGCCATTCGGGGTGGATTCCCGGGCGTTTCGAAGTATCTAGGCTCGAAGAGTTGCACACCTGCGCTCAAACTGGGTGGACATCAAGGGAGAACATTTGTTGCTGGTGACTGTTTAGACATTGCCGAGGTTGAGAGAGTCGATGAGTTCAAGACAGGCTACGCATTACCGCAGTCCTTCATTCCAAATTACGAGGACAGTGAGGTGATTGTTCGAGTGATCAGTGGACCCCACGACACACCGGACATTGCGTCAGAAGAGGGCTTGCAGACGTTGTACAGCCATCCGTATAGTGTGAACTTCAACTCTAATCGTGGTGCAATTAGACTCGATGGTCCGGCTTTCAAATTCGAGAGAACCAGTGGGGGTGACGGTGGAGGACATCCGAGCAATATACTCGAGTATCCATATCCATGTTGTGGTTTGAGCACAGTTGGTAATATCATGGTATTGTTTGGTGTGGATGGCGCAACACTCTCAGGCTTTACGTGCGTTGCTGTTCCTGCGAGTGTGGATTTTAGGAAGTTCGGGCAAGCTGCAATCAACGGCACGATTCGGTTCAAGCGGGTGTCATACAACGACGCGGTGCAGTTGATGAAGCAGAGAAACGAGTTTCTCGAGCTGGCGGAAACACGTCCAGTTGCCAGTACAGCAGAAAACATGTATTTGAAGTACGATTCGTTGGAGCAATATGAGAGTGTTGAGTGTGTATTTGGTAAGACGTTATATCAGAGAGAGGAGGGTGAGAACATGCCGATGGTTTCATTCAGACAGGGCGGTGAGAGCATGATTGTCATTGATTTTGGCACGACGGagttttctttgtttaaCAACGGACGCCAGCACATTCTCGCCAAGGAGATCGAAAGACAGCTGCAAGGCGAGTTTAACTCGATTGAGTGTACTTCAGGTGCCATGGCAGTTACGTTTGATCCATTGCTGGTTGCACGGGATGGCTTGCTATCCAAGTTGGTCTTCCTCGAGAAGAACATCCCCAAGATCGAGACGTTGACGGTTCCATCACGTAAGTTCACATTGCCGGTTTGTTTTGAGCACAGTGCGTTGGATAGCTGCATCAAGAGATACATGCATTCGCAAAGACCGCACGCTCCTTATTTGCCTAGCAATGTTGAGTATTTGATGAGGGCCAACTGTATTGAGACCTTTGAGGAGTTCAAGAAATGTATTATTGGCAAGGCGGAGGTTGTTACTGCGGTATCGTTTCTGTGTGCAGACCCGTTGCTGGTTAGCGTTGATCCCCGAGCAAGATTCCTAACATCGAAATACAACCCGGCACGTACTTCAACGCCCGCTGGTGCCATTGGATCCGGCAGTGTGTCTCAGTCCGTCTACCCAGTGGACTCTCCCGGAGGGTACATGATCTGGGGGATGACGTTGCCAAGTTGGTACTGGGATACGTTTGGTAGGCTTCACGGCAAGCCATGGCCGTTGGAGGTGTTTGACCAAGTGGTGTATTACGAAGTGTCAGAGGCAGAGCTGGAAGAGCTCAATACTAAGGTTCTCACGAAGCAGTTGAAGTTTGAGCCCGAGGACACtgtgtttgattttggcCAGTATTCCGGGTTTCTGGAGTCCATTTCTAGGGAACTGGAGGAACTACAGCGGAAGAGGAAGGCGGCGTTTGAAGTTTTGGTCGAGGAGGAGATGACGGATCAACTGCTGTgggagagagaaaaagaggagGCTAGACTGTCGAAGACCGACGTTGGGGACTTGTTATCCGATCCAAACACTATCCAGGTGTGTGCTACAATTCCTGCCAATGTCTTCAAACTGAACTTCAAAAAAGACGATGTGCTTACTGCAGGAAACATCCTTGCGGTGCTAGAAGCAATGAAGATGGAGATCCCACTGAAGATCAGCGACAAGGTAGCCGAACGGGACAACAAATATAGGATTGTGGAGAATGTGGTTGAAGAGGGAGATATCGTGGGTCCTGGAGATGCTGTGGCCATTGTGGTTAAGGTCTAA
- a CDS encoding uncharacterized protein (PKUD0A05685; Pfam Domains: LamB_YcsF(8.8e-71)) has protein sequence MSELSGSAELNKKYVSKYGVICDMGEGFGKYTVAPDDEIMPLIDVANIACGFHAGDYNIMRRMVSLAKKHNVKVGSHPGLPDRMGFGRRKWDIPADEIYNLVMYQTGALKAFLDAEGMPLSHIKPHGELYFYVERDIGVMKAVLRAAKAFGVPVISAKNHTFETVAKDMGVDLIQEFYADLDWSTEGRLVTSQSSQPKTPDMIYERVLKAGLEDIVISNDGQNVALNFKDAPFLLCLHSDMPNSLENIKAARRAFEKLNA, from the coding sequence ATGTCAGAACTATCTGGGTCGGCAGAGTTGAACAAAAAGTATGTTTCCAAGTATGGGGTCATTTGTGACATGGGAGAAGGTTTTGGGAAATATACTGTGGCACCAGACGATGAGATCATGCCGCTGATTGATGTTGCCAACATTGCCTGTGGGTTCCACGCTGGGGACTACAACATCATGCGCCGAATGGTCTCGTTGGCAAAGAAACACAACGTCAAGGTCGGCTCACACCCAGGATTGCCCGACAGAATGGGGTTTGGTAGACGGAAATGGGACATTCCAGCCGACGAGATCTACAACCTCGTCATGTACCAGACCGGCGCATTGAAAGCCTTCCTTGACGCAGAAGGAATGCCTTTGAGTCACATCAAGCCACACGGTGAGCTTTACTTCTATGTCGAGAGGGACATTGGCGTCATGAAGGCCGTTTTGAGAGCTGCCAAGGCCTTTGGGGTTCCGGTCATCAGTGCAAAGAACCACACGTTTGAGACGGTTGCCAAGGATATGGGTGTCGACTTGATCCAGGAGTTCTATGCCGATCTTGATTGGTCGACTGAGGGCCGACTAGTCACATCCCAGAGCTCACAACCAAAAACCCCGGACATGATCTACGAACGTGTTCTGAAGGCCGGGTTGGAGGACATTGTCATCTCGAACGATGGACAGAATGTGGCCTTAAACTTCAAGGATGCACCGTTCTTGTTGTGCTTGCATTCTGACATGCCAAACTCACTCGAAAACATAAAGGCGGCCAGAAGGGCGTTTGAGAAACTCAATGCATAG
- a CDS encoding uncharacterized protein (PKUD0A05690; similar to Saccharomyces cerevisiae YEL061C (CIN8); ancestral locus Anc_6.16) yields the protein MIRGKEVPRRRSSIQSHSMISKSSNVSRIEDVSLFTESINVIVRCRGRGYMDDEQNSPNVVFIDSEKPHEVKIQVPEDLKEEKIEPSRTYRLDQVYGPTTDQMTFFQNAAEGICDDFLRGFNCTIFAYGQTGAGKTYTMCGKVRDDSLTPESGIIPRCLKRLFEHETDNLILKCSFVEIYNEVLKDLLSDGKNDKNLSIYEHNKIIKIKSLEEFYIKDFQDAMRTFRIGLNRKKIASTKMNDNSSRSHTIFTIHLMKRKPNGSEFQFAKMNLVDLAGSENIARSGSVNQRAREAGSINQSLLTLGRVINSLVDGSNFIPYRESKLTRLLQDSLGGKTKTILVANIAPTLKDLHASVSTLEYASKAKNIQNSAQIGGSVSEEFVINDLVEENRKLKLDLMATRRRENCIVLDDSNYKEMYLSQQTLKEEVEELRGFRLSLLNQLDNQMRKLEQEKNENMVLSESISNLETKVVECENKIRKQQESELIWRHKCNELYSSYCKQLSSIYESQIDMRAILSSKILTCLVDINSNIEFEKPNHNAMSGISEELRKIFSMIEESSKLDSMLKSSIVNIESTLRELKGDTLNSLGSSKNSISELSAIFNSQFTSNNQFGEFLETFMAEETYLSVIQDSMRERIDAFKEHFTQKLENLITENLHDQHFRIIEKLNTKLKPQKHKWSEDSLRFKVKHDSTADQLDKTLETTQLKSQEHIDKLLSTVRNHNEVQAELTDSILGISQMASPIHGSLDKLNTDLLYRDDQATSTFNYVKENINELENIISDVLNRDNGGLEESKSSGVQKLYDVLDKSLPGTPLKDQTHTPTQKLNTSPLRSNTSIKALARSPLRVKRRTNELGPSKRQK from the coding sequence ATGATTCGGGGCAAAGAAGTTCCCAGGCGCAGAAGTAGCATTCAATCACATTcgatgatttcaaaatcgaGTAATGTATCGagaattgaagatgttaGTCTGTTTACAGAATCCATCAATGTTATAGTAAGATGCCGAGGCCGTGGATACATGGATGATGAACAAAACAGTCCAAATGTTGTCTTTATAGATTCAGAAAAACCGCATGAAGTGAAGATTCAGGTGCCAGAAGATctaaaggaagaaaagataGAGCCTTCGAGAACCTATAGATTAGATCAAGTTTATGGGCCAACGACCGATCAAATGacttttttccaaaatgCAGCAGAAGGAATATgtgatgattttttgaGAGGTTTTAACTGTACAATATTTGCGTATGGTCAAACTGGTGCAGGCAAAACCTACACTATGTGTGGAAAAGTTAGAGATGATTCTTTGACCCCTGAAAGCGGTATAATTCCCAGATGCCTTAAGCGGTTATTTGAACATGAAACAGATAACCTTATTCTGAAATGCTCATTTGTTGAGATATACAACGAAGTACTGAAGGATTTGTTAAGTGATGGAAAAAATGATAAGAATTTATCAATCTATGAACACAATAAAATcataaaaatcaaatcacTGGAAGAGTTTTATATAaaagattttcaagatGCAATGAGAACATTCAGAATAGGGCTTaatagaaagaaaattgcCTCTACAAAAATGAATGATAATTCTAGTAGGTCCCATACGATTTTCACTATacatttgatgaaaagaaaacccAATGGATCAGAGTTTCAATTTGCTAAAATGAACCTAGTGGATTTGGCGGGATCAGAAAACATTGCTAGATCAGGATCTGTCAACCAAAGGGCCAGGGAAGCAGGCTCGATTAATCAAAGTTTGTTAACATTAGGGAGAGTTATAAACTCTTTGGTAGATGGTTCTAATTTTATACCATACAGAGAATCGAAATTGACACGTTTACTTCAAGACTCACTAGgtggaaaaacaaagactATACTTGTTGCAAATATTGCTCCAACGTTGAAAGATCTACATGCCAGTGTTTCCACGCTAGAATATGCCTCGAAAGCTAAGAATATTCAGAATTCAGCTCAAATTGGCGGCAGTGTAAGTGAAGAATTTGTGATCAATGATTTGGTTGAGGAAAAcaggaaattgaaactgGACTTGATGGCTACTCGAAGACGAGAAAACTGTATTGTCTTAGATGATTCAAACTACAAAGAAATGTATCTATCACAGCAAACTcttaaagaagaagtcgAAGAGTTACGTGGATTTAGATTATCATTGTTGAATCAACTTGATAACCAAATGAGGAAGCTtgaacaagagaaaaatgagaatatgGTTTTGAGTGAAAGCATATCTAATTTGGAGACCAAGGTTGTTGAATGTGAGAATAAGATCAGGAAACAACAAGAGAGCGAGCTTATTTGGAGGCATAAATGTAATGAACTCTATTCAAGCTACTGTAAACAGTTAAGTTCGATTTATGAATCTCAAATTGATATGAGAGCTATTTTATCAAGCAAGATTTTGACCTGTCTAGTTGATATTAACTCAAATatagaatttgaaaaacctAACCATAATGCAATGTCAGGAATTAGTGAAGAATTGAGAAAGATCTTTTCAATGATAGAAGAATCAAGCAAACTTGATAGCATGTTAAAGTCCTCTATAGTAAATATTGAGAGTACATTGAGAGAATTGAAAGGTGATACCTTAAACTCATTGGGTAGCAGTAAAAACTCGATTTCAGAACTATCAGCTATTTTTAATTCTCAATTTACTAGTAATAATCAATTTGGggaatttcttgaaactTTTATGGCGGAAGAAACTTATCTTTCAGTAATTCAAGACAGCATGAGGGAACGGATTGATGCTTTCAAAGAGCATTTTACACAGAAACTGGAAAACTTGATTACTGAAAATTTACATGATCAACATTTCagaatcattgaaaaactaAATACAAAACTCAAACCACAGAAGCACAAGTGGTCTGAAGATTCGTTACGGTTTAAAGTGAAACATGATTCTACTGCTGATCAGTTAGACAAAACACTAGAAACAACACAACTAAAGTCTCAGGAACACATAGATAAACTCCTATCCACCGTAAGGAACCACAATGAAGTTCAAGCAGAACTGACCGATTCTATCTTGGGCATTTCGCAAATGGCTTCTCCAATTCACGGAAGTCTTGATAAGTTGAATACTGACCTATTATATAGGGATGACCAGGCAACGTCTACTTTCAATTACGTCAAAGAGAATATCAATGAGCTGGAAAACATAATTTCGGATGTTTTGAATCGTGATAATGGTGGACTAGAAGAGTCTAAAAGCTCAGGTGTGCAAAAGTTATATGATGTTTTAGATAAAAGTTTACCTGGTACCCCATTGAAAGATCAGACTCATACCCCTACCCAAAAACTGAATACAAGCCCACTAAGATCAAATACGTCTATAAAAGCATTAGCGAGGTCTCCATTGAGGGTTAAACGGCGCACTAATGAGCTAGGTCCTAGCAAAAGGCAGAAATAG
- a CDS encoding uncharacterized protein (PKUD0A05700; similar to Saccharomyces cerevisiae YEL062W (NPR2); ancestral locus Anc_6.17), whose protein sequence is METVDGFSPIIAIFYSVFHPTEGTKVIHQVPSGVIVPPSHDDNLINNNLPDSSAFSEPLFDFDTIKNYVIPKPSLCNKLITLKIDKYRISGFPVNIYAPHYARNSFGFNLCFVFSYDSDTTPYEGNIKRIGKMFRALEEQSQLLSKCLKDSHVYYQQSNSSSNLQHLNQIGKFNMNNKYLKVVDDWDDASQQIVLEKVMPGLDSNSQLQLKSIESLIQQIYQDLNNYSECMIPIDASNSVDLKLFPISPPPPHIHSYDVPIAILKLDSLIDSLWDPTMLKIVPFINGINSVYKISVLSNADLNLTKECIRHLLHYNAITILDIFQFSNHYMVTSSIGNFLRDPNMAKSCQDYVMSINGSFGGLPLETKGLHRNSASYVSINSKSENANTISASFSSTKQPRKPQLQTMDSVSSNPFNQKKQQPSVISLPSKATLFQLYNSLNSHVSVKQWYKDNAVSLEYIDVRKFITFGVRAGIIARVHSYPVSGKLSSLNVSDAIDLERREYNKNEFNASALPILSKPKADLLKPGLKNIDPTSEFTDCESETSTDDDEQDQEEGDVGRLDSDHDQFEDVLAEKRRRKEIKQEKTLLRLIRHNQHLDSICTTMELPNTEVFKILDRIGDIEIIDR, encoded by the coding sequence ATGGAAACCGTAGATGGGTTCAGTCCTATCATTGCTATATTCTACTCCGTGTTCCATCCAACTGAGGGGACCAAGGTAATCCACCAGGTTCCGAGTGGAGTAATTGTCCCACCTTCGCATGATGATaatttaataaataataaCTTACCAGACTCAAGCGCCTTCTCTGAACccctttttgattttgatacaataaaaaattatgTTATTCCCAAACCGAGTTTATGCAATAAACTAataactttgaaaatagatAAGTATAGGATTTCGGGATTTCCTGTCAATATTTATGCACCACATTATGCAAGGAATTCGTTTGGATTTAACCTCTGTTTTGTGTTTTCATATGACAGTGATACAACTCCCTATGAGGGTAATATAAAGAGAATCGGCAAAATGTTCAGAGCATTGGAGGAACAGAGCCAATTGCTTTCAAAGTGTTTGAAAGATTCTCATGTTTATTATCAACAatcaaactcttcatcGAATTTGCAACACTTGAatcaaattggaaaattcaATATGAATAACAAATATTTaaaggttgttgatgattgGGATGACGCAAGCCAACAGATAGTATTAGAGAAAGTAATGCCAGGCCTAGACTCAAACTCACAACTCCAGTTAAAGtcaattgaatctttgattCAGCAGATTTATCaagatttgaataattATTCAGAGTGTATGATTCCTATAGATGCATCGAATTCCGTGGACTTAAAGTTGTTTCCTATTTCGCCACCACCTCCTCACATACATTCGTACGATGTCCCCATTGCAATATTGAAACTAGATTCCCTGATTGACTCCTTATGGGACCCAACTATGCTCAAGATTGTCCCCTTCATTAACGGTATAAATTCAGTTTATAAAATTTCAGTCCTGTCAAACGCAGATCTAAATCTAACTAAGGAGTGTATCCGACATTTATTGCATTATAATGCAATCACAATTCTGGATATCTTCCAGTTCTCTAATCATTATATGGTAACCTCTTCAATAGGGAATTTTTTGCGTGATCCAAATATGGCTAAATCTTGCCAAGATTATGTCATGTCAATAAATGGGTCATTTGGCGGATTACCTCTAGAAACTAAGGGATTACATAGAAATTCAGCATCTTATGTTTCGataaattccaaatctGAAAATGCCAATACCATATCagcttcattttcatctaCAAAACAACCAAGGAAACCACAACTGCAAACTATGGATTCTGTATCAAGTAATCctttcaatcaaaaaaaacaacaaccaaGTGTCATCTCACTTCCTTCTAAAGCTACTCTGTTTCAACTTTATAATTCCTTGAACTCCCACGTCAGCGTTAAGCAGTGGTACAAGGACAATGCGGTATCACTTGAGTACATTGATGTTCGTAAATTTATCACTTTTGGGGTTCGAGCAGGGATTATTGCAAGAGTACATAGCTATCCTGTATCGGGAAAACTATCAAGTCTGAATGTCAGCGATGCAATTGATTTGGAACGAAGAGAGTATaacaaaaatgaattcAATGCATCAGCACTACCAATTTTGTCAAAACCCAAGGCTGATTTACTAAAACCTGGACTAAAGAACATAGATCCTACTTCAGAATTTACAGACTGTGAAAGTGAAACAAGCacagatgatgatgaacaGGATCAGGAGGAAGGTGATGTTGGAAGATTAGATTCTGATCATGACCAATTCGAAGACGTCTTGGCTGAAAAAAGACGCAGAAAAGAGAtaaagcaagaaaaaacatTACTGAGATTAATAAGGCATAACCAGCATTTGGATTCCATATGTACAACAATGGAACTACCGAATACAGAGGTGTTCAAAATTCTGGACCGAATAGGtgatattgaaattatCGATAGGTAA